In the Streptosporangiales bacterium genome, GCCGGCACACCAGAAGATCCGCCTCGTCGCACACCTGACGGGCGTGCGTGCCGCACCCGGCGTCTTCGGGGACAAGAACCTGTCGAAGCGATGGACCGTCGGCGAACAGGTCATCGTCAAGGCGAGCGCGAAGACCAAGCGCGCGGTCGTCTACGAGAACGGCGAGAAGGTCAAGAGCTGGCCGGTGAGCATGGGCCAGGGTGGTGTGTGGAAGTACCACACCACGTCCGGCATCCACCTCACCATGGGCAGGAGCAACCCGGAGCAGATGATCTCGCCGGGGATCGAGAAGGGCCAACCCGGGTACTACGACGAGCTGGTCTACTGGGCGGTCCGCATCTCCAACAGCGGCGAGTACATCCACTCCATGCCGAGCACCGTGTGGGCACAGGGGCGCCAGAACGTCAGCCACGGCTGCATCAACTCCCCGCCGAAGAAGGCGGAGTGGTTCTACGAGTACCAGCACCCGGGTGACGTGGTCGTCATCACGGGCACGCCGCGCAAGCTCGAGTACGACAACGGTTGGGGCTTCTGGCAGAAGTCGTGGAAGTCCTGGGTGGCCGGCGGCGCGCTGAACAAGCCGGTGACGCCCTGAGCCGGACCGGCCCGGTCACTCGGTCGTCTGGCCCGCTCCGGGGCGGCTCTCGTGGCCGAACCGGTCGAGCGCGGTCACGTGGTAGGTGTACGTCTGTCCCGGTCGCGCCGTGGTGTCGAGGTACGTCTGGGTGTCGCCCGAGGTGCGGCGGACGGTCGTGAGCAGCTGCCGGGCATCGGCGAACCCGCACGCACTCGCGGACCTGCCGGCGAAGCGGTAGACGGCGTACGACGTCGCCGCACGCTCGGCACCGCGCCAGCGCACCGTGACACCGTCGGCGTCGTCGGCCTCGACCGCCGTCGTCGCCGGCGGTGCCGGCGCGCTGCCGCCGCGGCCGGTCGCCCGCGGGACGAGCGCGGGCCGGGCGTAGTGGTCCTCGACCAGCGCCGTCACTCCGCCGGCGCCGTCGGCGCGCATGCTCGCCGCGCTGAAGTACACGTCGCCGGTCACCTCGGGGTGCCTCCGGTTGACGGCGAGGTGCCTGCTCAGCTCGTCCGATCTCCGCCACGGACCCTCCGTGCCCAGCCGGTACGCCGCCTGCCCCACGTACAGCCGCACGCCGGTGCCACGTACGACTCCCGACCACCAGCGCACCAGCGTCGTGTAGTCGGCGATGTCGTAGCCGAGCTGCCAGTAGAGCTGGGGGACGACGTAGTCGACCCAGCCGCGCTCCACCCATCTGCGCGAGTCGGCGTAGATCGCGCTGTACGACTCGAGTCCGGCGGTGTCGGACCCCCGCGGGTCGCTGCGTGCGTTGCGCCAGATCCCGAACGGGCTGATGCCGAACCACACCCACGGCTTCGCCCGATGGATCCGTCGACCCATGTCGCGCACCAGCAGGTCGACGTTGTGCCTGCGCCAGTCGCCGATCGAGTCGAACCCCGCGCCGTACTTCCGGTACGTCGCCCTGTCCGGCAGCTTCTTGCCCGGGAGCGGGTAGGGGTAGAAGAAGTCGTCGAAGTGCACGGCGTCGATGTCGTACCTGCGCACCGCGTCGAGCACCGCGCGCTGGACGAACTCACGCGCGGCCGGGACGCCGGGGTCGTAGTAGAGACTGTCGCCGTACCGGAACACCCAGTCCGGATGCGTGCGTGCGGGATGGTCGCGAACCAGCTTCCTCGGGTCGTTCCCGAAGCTCGCGCGGTACGGGTTGAACCAGGCGTGCAGCTCGAGGTTCCGTGCGTGCGCCTCCCGCACGGCGAACGCGAGCGGGTCGTACCCGGGGTGCACGCCCTGCCTGCCGGTGAGCCACTCCGACCACGGCGCGTACCGCGACGGCCAGAAGGCGTCCCCGGTGGGTCGCACCTGGAGGACCACGGCGTTGAGCTTCAGCTTCCGCGCGAGGTCGAGCCACGCGACCAGCTCGGCGCGCTGCCGCGCGGCCGAGAGCCCGGGTCTGCTCGGCCAGTCGATGCTGCGGACCGAGGCGATCCACATGCCGCGCAGCTGTCGTTTCGGTGCGGTCTCGTCGGTCCGGCAGCCGGCGGACGTCGTCGGCGGCGCGGGCGCGCTCTCACTCTCGTCCGCCG is a window encoding:
- a CDS encoding family 10 glycosylhydrolase translates to MWIASVRSIDWPSRPGLSAARQRAELVAWLDLARKLKLNAVVLQVRPTGDAFWPSRYAPWSEWLTGRQGVHPGYDPLAFAVREAHARNLELHAWFNPYRASFGNDPRKLVRDHPARTHPDWVFRYGDSLYYDPGVPAAREFVQRAVLDAVRRYDIDAVHFDDFFYPYPLPGKKLPDRATYRKYGAGFDSIGDWRRHNVDLLVRDMGRRIHRAKPWVWFGISPFGIWRNARSDPRGSDTAGLESYSAIYADSRRWVERGWVDYVVPQLYWQLGYDIADYTTLVRWWSGVVRGTGVRLYVGQAAYRLGTEGPWRRSDELSRHLAVNRRHPEVTGDVYFSAASMRADGAGGVTALVEDHYARPALVPRATGRGGSAPAPPATTAVEADDADGVTVRWRGAERAATSYAVYRFAGRSASACGFADARQLLTTVRRTSGDTQTYLDTTARPGQTYTYHVTALDRFGHESRPGAGQTTE